In Elephas maximus indicus isolate mEleMax1 chromosome 7, mEleMax1 primary haplotype, whole genome shotgun sequence, the following proteins share a genomic window:
- the PRCP gene encoding lysosomal Pro-X carboxypeptidase isoform X4, with amino-acid sequence MILYTENPKEFSRKLLKLMEEFGRVSGYKINIQKSLGFLYINKKNIGEEITKSVPFTVAPKKIKYLRINLTKDVKHLYKENYKVVVQETKRDLHKWKNIPCSWIGKLNIVKMSILPKAIYTYNAFLIQIPMTFLYVLEKQITNFIWKGKKPWISKALLKQKKKVGGLTLPDFRTYHTATVVKTAWYWYNSRHIDQWNRIENPDINPSTYEQLIFDKGPVSVHWEKDSLFNKWCWHNWISICKKMKQDPYLTPCTKTNSKWIKDLNIKIKTIKIMEEKIGTMLGALIQGINRIENITKNDKEKPDNWELLKIKHLCSSKDFTKRVKRPPTDWEKLFSYDISNQRLISKMYMILLKLNHKKTNNPINKWAKDMNTPFTKEDIQAANRYKGKCSQSLAIREMQIKTTMRFHLTPTRLALI; translated from the coding sequence atgatcttatacacagaaaaccctaaggaattctccagaaaactactgaaactaatggaagagttcggcagagtttcaggttataagataaacatacaaaaatctcttggattcctctacatcaacaaaaagaacattggagaggaaatcaccaaatcagtaccattcacagtagcccccaagaagataaaatacttaagaataaatcttaccaaagatgtaaaacacctctacaaagaaaactacaaagtagtagtgcaagaaactaaaagggacctgcataagtggaaaaacataccttgctcatggataggaaaacttaacatagtaaaaatgtcaattctaccaaaagccatctatacatacaatgcatttctgatccaaattccaatgacatttttatatgtgttggagaaacaaatcaccaacttcatatggaagggaaagaagccctggataagtaaagcattactgaaacagaagaagaaagtgggaggcctcactctacctgattttagaacatatcatacagccacagtagtcaaaacagcctggtactggtacaacagcaggcacatagaccaatggaacagaattgagaacccagatataaatccatccacgtatgagcagctgatatttgacaaaggcccagtgtcagttcactgggaaaaagatagtctttttaacaaatggtgctggcataactggatatccatttgcaaaaaaatgaaacaggacccatacctcacaccatgcacaaaaactaactccaagtggatcaaagacctaaacataaagattaaaacgataaagatcatggaagaaaaaatagggacaatgttaggagccctaatacaaggcataaacagaatagaaaacattactaaaaatgacaaagagaaaccagataactgggagctcctaaaaatcaaacacctatgctcatctaaagacttcaccaaaagagtaaaaagaccacctacagattgggaaaaacttttcagctatgacatctccaaccagcgcctgatctctaaaatgtatatgattctgttaaaactcaaccacaaaaagacaaacaacccaatcaacaagtgggcaaaggatatgaacacacccttcactaaggaagatattcaggcagctaacagatacaagggaaaatgctctcaatcattagccattagagaaatgcaaattaaaactacgatgagattccatctcacgccaacaaggctggcattaatctaa